CTCTATGATCGGGTGATATTCCCCCCGCCCGATCGCCGTCAGCTTGATGCCCGGAACTCCGCTGGAGTTCATCAACCGAAGGACACTGATCGCCCTGCCTGCCGAGAGTTCCCAGTTCGATGGAAACTTCGAAGTATTGATAGGGATGTCATCCGTGTGACCCTCTATCCTGATATCGGATTCAAAATCGATCAGCATAAACGTCAGTTTCTTCAGTATCTCCCTTCCCGTATCATTCATCTCCGCCCTTCCCACGGGAAAAAGGACCGGATCCTCCATCCTTATCAACATACCCTCGTCGGTCTCGAACACTTCAATGACTTCGTCGAGCCCTTCGTCTTTCAAATACATTTTAAACTCGTTGAATTCCTCTCGGATCCTCTCTATCTCTTCATCATATCTCTCGGTCTTGGTCAAATTTTCCATCCTTAAGGGCGTCGAATCAAAACTCATGACTCCGAGAGCGCCAAGAAGCGATCCCATAGCCTCACGGAATTTCGATTCTGTAATCGAAGACATGCTGACAAGCATCACGAAAAAACAGAGCAGAAGTGACATGAGGTCGCCGTAGGTGACCATCCATGCGGGAGCCCCCTGTTCGCCGGCTTTGCATTTTTTCCTGCCCTTCCTGGCCATATCTCTTCTCCTAGGCTTTCTTGTCGTCCATATCTATCAGGGCTCTTTCCCGGGGAGATACGAAAGCCTTAAGTTTCTCGCCTACCACTCTCGGTGTGTCTCCAGACTTGATTGCCATAATACCGTCGAGGATCAATTCCATCCTCTGGATCTCCTTCATCGACCTGCCTTTCAATTTCTCGGCGAGAGGGAGGCAAACGAGGTTCGCCGCGAAAGCCCCATAGAATGTGGTGAGCAGGGCTACGGCCATACCGGGGCCTATCTTGCTCGGATCGTTCATCTGACTGAGCATCTGCACCAGTCCGACCAGCGTGCCGATCATTCCGAATGCGGGGAAAAAGGTGGCCATGGTCTTCAGAATGTTCTGCCCCTCCTCGTGTCTGCTCTCCACCGAAGCCATCTCGTTATACATGATCGCGCTGAGCAATTCCGATTCGGTACCATCGACAGCCAGCATCAACCCCTTCTGCAGAAACAGGTCCTCTTCATTCTCTGCCTCTTCCTCCAGGGAGAGCATTCCCTCTTTTCTGGCTTTTTCCGCGTAACCTACAATCGACGTTATCGCCTCGCTCAGAGTCTTGTCCTTGTGCATGAAAGTCTTCATCGTGACACTGAAGACCCTGAACATGGTCTTCAGCGGAAAACTGATCAATGTAGCCGAAAGTGCGCCACCGATCGTCGTCAGAAGTGAAGGTACGTTTATAAATCCGGCCGCGTTACCACCCTGGATGATCGAAATGGAGATCAGGCTGAGTCCTACAAGCAGACCTATGATCGTCGCGAAATCCAATTTACCCTCCGCAATCGCAGTATTATTACCCGACTGTTATTCCAAATCCTCTTCGTGTATAT
This Candidatus Latescibacterota bacterium DNA region includes the following protein-coding sequences:
- a CDS encoding flagellar motor protein MotB, whose translation is MARKGRKKCKAGEQGAPAWMVTYGDLMSLLLCFFVMLVSMSSITESKFREAMGSLLGALGVMSFDSTPLRMENLTKTERYDEEIERIREEFNEFKMYLKDEGLDEVIEVFETDEGMLIRMEDPVLFPVGRAEMNDTGREILKKLTFMLIDFESDIRIEGHTDDIPINTSKFPSNWELSAGRAISVLRLMNSSGVPGIKLTAIGRGEYHPIIENTSDENRSQNRRVEIFVDYKEMMKIRDLRGLPIQEENNG
- a CDS encoding motility protein A; the encoded protein is MDFATIIGLLVGLSLISISIIQGGNAAGFINVPSLLTTIGGALSATLISFPLKTMFRVFSVTMKTFMHKDKTLSEAITSIVGYAEKARKEGMLSLEEEAENEEDLFLQKGLMLAVDGTESELLSAIMYNEMASVESRHEEGQNILKTMATFFPAFGMIGTLVGLVQMLSQMNDPSKIGPGMAVALLTTFYGAFAANLVCLPLAEKLKGRSMKEIQRMELILDGIMAIKSGDTPRVVGEKLKAFVSPRERALIDMDDKKA